The following DNA comes from Terriglobia bacterium.
GATAAGTTTTTGATGGCGGTACTGCCTGCCTCTCACAAGGTGGACATCGCCGCCCTCGAACATGCGCTCCCGTTTGAACACGTCTCGCTGGCCACGGAATCAGACTTTGCCGTCCTTTTTCCGGACTGTGAGGTCGGGGCGATGGCTCCCTTTGGCAACCTGTATGGGCTGCCGGTTTTCGTGGACACTCAACTGACACGCGACACCGAAATCGTGTTCAATGCCGGGACGCATACGGACACGATCCGGATGGGCTACGCCGATTTCGACCGGCTGGTCCAGCCGACTGTTCTCTCTTTGACTCACCAACTGGTCCCGGCATGATGTCACTGTGGAACAACTCGGCGCGCCCGTGTTCCCCGACCTGTCCTCCCTGCCTGCGAGCGCCAGGATCAATGGTTTGCCATGACGAGAAGAGGCATTACGGGAAAGGAGTCTTTATGAAGAAGCTCGCTTTGAACGCTCTCATCCTTCCGCTTTGCCTGGGCCTATGGGGCGTCGCGTGGACGGCAGCCCAAACCAAGAAAGAGGTGACAGTCAAGACAGAAGCCACAACGGAACTGGAGCGCGGCAAGAAGCTCTTCGAAACGAATTGCGCTTCCTGTCACGGCAAGGATGGCAAGGGAAGCGGGCCGGTCGCAGTGGCGATGAAGGCCCCCCCGACTGATCTGTCTCAAATCGCCAAAAAGAACCAGGGAAAATTCGACGAAGTCCATGTCATGGCCTTCGTGGATGGCGAGAAAGCCATTTCCGCTCATGGGACCAGGGAAATGCCCGTGTGGGGGACGCGATTTCGACGCAGCAAAGGATCGATGGAGTCCTCGTTGAACATTTACGTCTTGATGAAGTATATCGAGTCGCTGCAGGAAAAATGAGGGCCTCGAATCGCCGTGTCCATTTTTGCGGGAATCCGCACGCGTAAGGGGGCATGGTTGAGGGAGTCAGGGACGAGCCGGGCTTGTTCCTCAAGGGAGCATTGAAAAGGATGGTGCAGTGTTGTTACAATAGGGCAGCATGATTTGCTACAACCGATTTGGAGGGTGCCTCATGGATGCCCCCTAAGTGCCGAATACGTCTTCAAGCGCCAAGAAAGGAGACGTTATGGTTCCGATGTCTTCCCGCCCGGGTCGCCGCGGTCGACTTCACGGCGTTCCCAAGGTTCAAACCCAAACGGCGGCTGTCCCCCTGCATTCCCCCGGCTCGCAACCTTCGCCGCGTTCCTATCGCATTGATGACGGGTTAGTCGCCCGCGATGTGCACACGGCAGGAGAAGCTGTCTGCAGGCAATGCAAGGCGGTTTATCATGGCAAGCGTTGGAGCTACCCGCCCCGGCCGCTGACCCGGTTTAAACAGCTCCCCCGCGTCGAGTGTCCGGGTTGTCGATTGGAACGCGAGGGGAAAGTGGGTGGCATCGTGAGTCTTTCGGGCGACTTCTTGCCGGGCCATGAGGAAAATATCCTGTCGCAAATACTCCGCATTGCCCAGCGCGAACGGCAGCGGAATCCGCTGGCCCGCTTGCTGAAGTTCGAGCGCATTGGAGGGGGGCTTTCTGTCTTTACCACTCACCGCACGCTCGCTGTCCTGTTGGGAAAGGGCCTGCACCACGCGAACCGCGGGTCGCTCAAAATTCATTGGACCGATCATGACCCCCTCCGCGTGGAGTGGTCCCGAACGTGAAAATCACCCCGCGGCGCATGCGAGGCTCCAGGGTATTCCAAACGGCAGACCCCGCCTGCATTAAGAGCTTCTGAGGAGGACCGCGCAGTTCGAACCACCGCGCCCGGAGGCTTGAGCCATCCCCTGAACAACGGAACTCCCGGTTCAGGAGTGCGGGGGTTCGTCCCTTTTCAGACAAGACCCAGTCGTGACCCGTTTTTTCTTCCTACCTACCGAGAGGAGCCGTTATGACCATCCGAAGACAAGATGCACTTAATTACCACGCCTTGGGGCGTCGCGGGAAAATCGAAGTGACGCCCAGCAAGCCCTGTCGAACCGCGTTTGATCTCTCCCTGGCTTACACGCCGGGCGTGGCAGAGCCCTGCCGTGAGATCGAAAAAGACATCGAGAACGTCTATCGCTATACCGCCAAGGGAAACCTCGTGGCGGTGGTTTCCAACGGCACCGCGGTCTTGGGCCTGGGTGATATCGGGGCGGCCGCCGGCAAGCCGGTCATGGAAGGGAAAGGGGTCCTCTTCAAGCGTTTCGCCGACATTGACGTCTTTGACTTAGAACTGGATACCCATGATCCTGACGAGATTATCCGCACCGTTCAACTCCTGGAACCGACCTTTGGCGGCATCAACCTGGAGGATATCAAGGCCCCCGACTGTTTCTACATCGAGGAAACCCTGAAGAAAACGATGAAAATCCCCGTGTTTCATGACGATCAGCACGGCACCGCCATCATTTCGGGCGCTGCGCTCATCAATGCCGTCGAGCTCGTGGGAAAGGACATCTCCAAGGTCCGGGTCGTGTTCAATGGTGCCGGCGCGGCGGGCATCGCCTGTGCCGAACATTACGTCCGTCTGGGAGTGAAGCGTGAAAATGTCACTCTCTGCGATTCGAATGGCGTCATTTACAAAGGCCGCGAGAAAGGAATGAACCCGTACAAGCAGCGGTTTGCACAGGACATTTCTTTAAGAACGCTGGCGGACGCCATGAAAGACGCCGACGTATTCTGCGGAGTGTCGG
Coding sequences within:
- a CDS encoding YbaK/EbsC family protein encodes the protein MSITNRLKEYLEANGVSYTHCTHRLAYTAQGVAAAQHVKGREMAKTVILRTADKFLMAVLPASHKVDIAALEHALPFEHVSLATESDFAVLFPDCEVGAMAPFGNLYGLPVFVDTQLTRDTEIVFNAGTHTDTIRMGYADFDRLVQPTVLSLTHQLVPA
- a CDS encoding c-type cytochrome, with amino-acid sequence MKKLALNALILPLCLGLWGVAWTAAQTKKEVTVKTEATTELERGKKLFETNCASCHGKDGKGSGPVAVAMKAPPTDLSQIAKKNQGKFDEVHVMAFVDGEKAISAHGTREMPVWGTRFRRSKGSMESSLNIYVLMKYIESLQEK